The proteins below come from a single Dermacentor albipictus isolate Rhodes 1998 colony chromosome 7, USDA_Dalb.pri_finalv2, whole genome shotgun sequence genomic window:
- the LOC135919250 gene encoding exportin-5-like, with translation MADVDEACKSVIAWVEAAVSPTTSPERRAEAYNAYEGFKEKSPLCAKCGFVLAAKGNHAVVRHIGLQLVEHCIKLRWNVITIADKQFIKESVMKMMAEGTDHLLVEQAHIKDALAKLLVEMIKREWPQQWPLLMDELNNLAVLGETQKELVLLTFLRLAEDVVDLQTVQGQRRRDLYQALVGNLSAICGFLVRTLDTHYSRYRDLRDHQKADENNQELSLHRQLTETTLLTMAGFVEWIPLGEVTGSGGLLPRIFCFLLSDRNLRIQAAECLLQVLARKGKPDERKPLLALFNQETLDAIVSALKSVSSEPLNEASFLFMKKLCSITANLGQNCLTHWNMEAERPSMELFLVYLDVLLSLMQHPSQAVNSITLPVWAALFRHPEVSRLEIVRNLLPKFFKVATEKLTKVGYPSRNDSPACAYARLDFDGDEDFAPFLGKFRGDMTEVVRLATLLNPIAGFQMVSQWLQTLLAAKIEVGNEPDNGHCSLNSPSSIRWDALTTFMDGVFSRFLSSPNPKPSAEEGIFLLESLLNFETEDPVIQSYALSCISNLGVFLTLAPGSLPKVLNKLFSCAVFTLPNQPATIQSRALRNLRRHACAGLVKLCHLYPKLVMPCFDQIYSSVKRIQTQDKLITQLEACTLIEALLVLSNEFNDYERQCKFIVEVVSPATAILARDEMKVVASSPEAFMSFVGLTEAPVEATAEDSSGYNRSQLLHCVNIFMAVIKRCRCPDDVEVAKKGGFYCEGSETYHAAYFRNPATPYVVSLLPIMAQLLRTYNQLWSPEARARVHPAFTPALDIHDSEKNCILGVRADGDSSDTSGSKQPVDRAKSFMFNFQDYCLQILGNAGQSLGPEYYQTPGLPEMLVNGVLAGLDQLPDYRLRPILRVFLRPFVQHCPAELQPAVVLPLLKPVLPFVFQKLNAKWEKFRLKYGNSVDYETEMTEEQELLDDQLNRLLSREYLDVLAAVLLTKRGQQDASLDSMVEDQEGKQVESSAAAISAFGATILKTEELCSPIVMAVFNALHWSDTAASFKALQLSMPLLKVMFEHGFVRDEGSAAYLLRCVLMGLQVLGEHDINQTLLVSLGLALYQAARPLFPGLCTTLLQIPGCTPEALEAFESKLQPPGDGKALPEKKKKDLFKRLISPIIGKSIGQQFKAAIQIMNLPPMFRPQKMAVEEDDAVANAGLPTLFGQEQA, from the exons ATGGCCGACGTTGACGAAGCCTGCAAGAGCGTCATCGCTTGGGTGGAAGCGGCCGTGTCTCCCACGACGTCGCCCGAACGGAGAGCGGAGGCTTACAAC gcTTATGAAGGTTTCAAGGAAAAGTCGCCACTCTGTGCAAAGTGTGGTTTTGTGCTTGCCGCTAAGGGTAACCATGCCGTGGTGCGCCACATCGGACTGCAGCTTGTGGAGCACTGTATCAA GCTTCGCTGGAATGTGATTACAATTGCTGACAAACAGTTCATCAAGGAGAGTGTCATGAAGATGATGGCAGAG GGCACGGACCACCTTCTCGTGGAGCAAGCCCACATCAAGGACGCGCTCGCAAAGTTACTCGTCGAGATGATCAAGCGTGAATGGCCTCAGCAGTGGCCGCTGCTCATGGACGAGCTGAATAACCTGGCTGTACTCGGT GAGACGCAGAAAGAGTTGGTGCTGCTGACCTTTCTGCGGCTAGCGGAGGACGTGGTGGACCTTCAGACGGTGCAGGGGCAGCGCAGGCGAGACCTGTACCAGGCGCTTGTGGGAAACCTGTCAGCTATCTGCGGCTTCCTTGTGCGCACGCTTGACACTCACTACTCTCGGTATCGTGACCTG AGGGACCACCAGAAAGCAGATGAGAACAACCAAGAG CTGTCTCTTCACCGGCAGCTGACGGAGACGACGCTGCTTACCATGGCGGGCTTTGTGGAGTGGATCCCTTTGGGCGAGGTGACGGGATCGGGCGGCCTGTTGCCCCGCATCTTCTGTTTCCTCCTCTCGGACAGGAACCTACGCATCCAGGCTGCCGAGTGCCTCCTGCAAGTGCTCGCCCGCAAG GGAAAGCCGGACGAGCGAAAGCCGCTGCTGGCGCTTTTCAACCAGGAGACGCTGGATGCCATCGTCTCCGCTCTGAA GTCTGTGTCCAGCGAGCCCTTGAACGAGGCCTCTTTCCTCTTCATGAAAAAGCTGTGCTCGATCACCGCCAATCTAGGACAGAACTGCCTAACACATTGG AACATGGAAGCTGAACGGCCCTCGATGGAACTCTTTCTAGTCTACCTGGACGTCTTGTTGTCACTGATGCAGCATCCAAGCCAG GCTGTGAACAGCATCACCCTGCCTGTGTGGGCGGCCCTCTTTCGACATCCCGAAGTCTCACGGCTGGAGATTGTGCGCAACCTACTTCCAAAGTTCTTCAAGGTCGCCACTGAGAAGTTAACAAAG GTCGGCTATCCTTCAAGAAACGACAGTCCAGCTTGCGCTTACGCCCGGCTGGACTTTGATGGCGACGAGGACTTTGCACCTTTTCTAGGGA AATTCAGGGGGGACATGACGGAGGTTGTTCGCCTGGCCACCCTGCTGAACCCTATTGCTGGCTTCCAGATGGTGAGCCAGTGGCTGCAGACGCTGCTTGCAGCCAAAATCGAAGTGGGAAATG AACCCGACAATGGCCACTGTTCACTCAACTCGCCGTCCAGCATACGCTGGGATGCCCTCACCACGTTCATGGACGGTGTGTTCAGCCGGTTCCTGTCCTCTCCCAATCCCAAG CCGAGTGCAGAAGAAGGCATCTTCTTGCTGGAGTCCCTACTTAATTTCGAAACAGAG GACCCAGTAATCCAGTCCTATGCCCTGTCCTGCATATCCAACTTAGGTGTCTTCCTCACGCTTGCGCCAGGAAGTTTGCCCAAGGTCCTCAACAAG CTTTTCTCCTGTGCTGTCTTCACGTTGCCGAACCAGCCTGCAACGATCCAAAGCCGTGCCTTGCGCAACCTGAGACGCCATGCGTGTGCTGGACTGGTCAAGTTGTGCCACCTCTACCCAAAGCTCGTCATG CCCTGCTTTGACCAAATCTACTCTTCAGTGAAAAGGATACAAACACAAGACAAACTGATCACGCAGCTCGAAGCGTGCACTCTCATTGAAGCACTGCTTGTTTTGAG CAATGAATTTAACGATTACGAGCGGCAATGCAAGTTCATCGTTGAAGTTGTTTCGCCTGCCACAGCCATATTGGCGAGAGATGAAATGAAAGT GGTGGCATCATCACCTGAAGCGTTCATGTCGTTTGTCGGTCTCACCGAAGCACCAGTGGAGGCTACGGCCGAGGACAGCAGCGGGTACAACCGCTCCCAG CTGCTGCACTGTGTGAACATCTTCATGGCTGTCATCAAGCGGTGCCGGTGTCCCGACGACGTTGAG GTGGCCAAGAAAGGGGGCTTCTACTGCGAAGGCAGTGAGACTTATCATGCTGCATATTTCCGGAATCCAGCAACACCTTACGTAGTGTCACTACTGCCAATCATGGCTCAATTACTAAG GACTTACAACCAGTTATGGAGCCCAGAAGCACGTGCCAGGGTGCATCCGGCATTCACACCAGCCCTCGACATACACGACAGTGAGAAGAATTGCATCCTAG GTGTTCGAGCCGATGGTGATTCATCAGACACCTCGGGTTCAAAGCAGCCTGTCGACCGTGCAAAGAGCTTCATGTTCAACTTTCAAGACTATTG CTTGCAGATCCTGGGCAACGCGGGACAGTCACTGGGCCCGGAGTACTACCAGACTCCGGGTTTACCCGAAATGCTTGTCAATGGAGTGCTGGCAGGTCTCGACCAGCTTCCCGACTACAGGCTGCGACCCATTTTGC GCGTCTTTCTGAGGCCCTTCGTGCAGCACTGTCCGGCCGAGCTTCAGCCTGCGGTTGTGTTGCCCCTGCTCAAGCCCGTGCTTCCCTTTGTGTTCCAG AAACTCAATGCAAAGTGGGAGAAGTTCAGGCTCAAATATGGTAATAG CGTGGACTATGAGACAGAAATGACTGAGGAACAGGAACTGTTGGACGACCAGCTGAACCGTCTGCTATCACGTGAATACCTTGACGTTTTGG CAGCCGTGCTGTTGACCAAGCGAGGACAGCAAGATGCCAGCCTTGACAGCATGGTCGAGGACCAGGAAGGAAAACAGGTGGAATCAAGCGCCGCAGCGATCTCTGCATTTGGAGCTACGATTCTCAAGACAGAG GAGCTGTGCTCACCCATCGTGATGGCCGTGTTCAACGCCTTGCACTGGTCCGACACAGCTGCATCCTTCAAGGCCTTGCAGCTGAGCATGCCTTTGCTGAAAGTT ATGTTTGAGCACGGATTTGTCCGAGACGAAGGCAGTGCGGCATACCTGCTCCGGTGCGTGCTGATGGGGCTGCAGGTGCTCGGTGAGCACGACATTAACCAGACACTACTGGTGTCCCTCGGCCTGGCCCTGTACCAGGCCGCGCGGCCTCTTTTTCCCGGACTCTGTACCACCTTGCTCCAGATCCCGGGATGCACTCCGGAGGCCCTGGAG